In Bacteroidota bacterium, a single genomic region encodes these proteins:
- a CDS encoding SprB repeat-containing protein — MKHSILFILLFHLVIVLPLVVEGQCDPNVPTFIVNLQTPATYSWISSDTARLGNCCGTSSPDRCVKFIVILPTGASGLSFNIHSGAKPPGALFYQINCGQQTAVGDSICLSGVGPHIITFCKPGANENQYRIDVFPDPGVSANIAINDGCTGILQAYGYYLPTIRWNSIYPDTFGHYNNYLNCSIACDSVVVVGQVGYPPYIDYQVCGLPEGGCDTLETCDTVRVFLNSTLTASILPQDPTVCFGGTNATLTAHGGGGTPPYRYYWSTNDTSQSISVDTGTYIVTVFDTTDCPPTYDTVTVTAFSLPIEAQAGNNLTSCDSFAQLNGNVIAASGGTWWGGAGTFSPHQDSLNAIYYPDSLELAIGYSTLFLTTTGNGSCPADTDTIVIYYEIFDDTISFSIKHVSCAGMSDAQINISSTTHKSPFVYLWSTSDSTQDLTGIDTGIYILQIQDSNGCTYIDSFVITQPLPLSIVHDSTNISCNGGSDGSITLTVSGGTTPYNYNWSSNDSTANPSGLQSGMYGVTVTDSNNCQILDSVFLSEPLLLMLSDSINQINCNGDSSGSITLFPQGGTLPYQFNWSDGPTSSTRDSLVPGIYIVVLTDSNSCQYSDSFLITQPLPLSVIHDSTNISCNGGNDGSIT; from the coding sequence ATGAAACATAGTATTTTATTCATATTGTTATTTCATCTAGTCATTGTGCTTCCTTTAGTAGTAGAAGGGCAATGTGATCCAAATGTTCCAACTTTTATTGTAAACCTACAAACACCGGCAACCTATAGCTGGATTAGTTCTGATACAGCAAGGCTAGGTAATTGTTGTGGAACAAGCTCACCTGATCGTTGTGTAAAGTTTATTGTTATATTACCAACAGGAGCATCAGGATTATCTTTTAACATACATTCAGGTGCAAAGCCTCCGGGTGCCTTATTTTATCAAATTAATTGTGGACAACAAACAGCAGTGGGTGATTCAATTTGTCTTTCAGGCGTAGGTCCGCATATTATTACTTTCTGTAAACCGGGAGCTAATGAAAATCAGTATAGAATTGATGTTTTTCCTGACCCCGGTGTTTCTGCTAATATTGCTATTAATGATGGATGTACAGGCATATTGCAAGCTTATGGTTATTATCTTCCAACAATTCGCTGGAATTCAATTTATCCTGATACTTTTGGTCATTACAATAATTATTTAAATTGTTCAATTGCTTGTGATAGCGTTGTTGTGGTAGGGCAAGTAGGATATCCACCTTATATAGATTATCAAGTGTGTGGTTTGCCTGAAGGAGGATGTGATACTTTAGAAACTTGTGATACGGTACGCGTGTTTTTAAATTCAACATTAACTGCAAGCATATTGCCTCAAGACCCAACGGTTTGTTTTGGAGGTACAAATGCTACGCTTACAGCACATGGTGGAGGAGGAACACCTCCATACAGATATTACTGGAGTACAAATGATACATCTCAATCAATAAGTGTTGATACGGGAACATATATTGTTACTGTTTTTGATACTACCGATTGTCCGCCAACCTATGATACTGTCACAGTTACAGCATTTTCACTTCCTATTGAAGCTCAAGCAGGCAACAATCTTACCTCTTGTGATTCATTTGCACAACTTAACGGAAATGTAATTGCTGCTTCCGGTGGAACATGGTGGGGTGGTGCCGGAACTTTTTCTCCTCATCAGGATTCTCTGAATGCTATATATTACCCTGATTCATTAGAATTGGCAATTGGTTATTCTACTTTATTTCTGACAACAACAGGAAATGGTTCATGTCCTGCTGATACAGATACAATTGTTATTTATTACGAAATTTTTGATGATACTATTTCTTTTTCAATAAAACATGTATCTTGTGCGGGGATGTCTGATGCTCAAATAAATATATCTTCTACAACACATAAATCTCCATTTGTTTATTTATGGTCAACTTCGGATTCGACTCAGGATTTAACGGGGATTGATACAGGCATTTATATCCTCCAAATTCAAGATTCAAACGGATGTACTTATATTGATAGTTTTGTAATTACTCAACCTTTGCCATTATCGATTGTTCATGATTCAACAAATATAAGTTGTAATGGAGGCAGTGATGGAAGTATAACCCTAACAGTATCAGGAGGCACAACACCATATAATTATAATTGGTCTTCAAATGATTCCACTGCAAATCCATCAGGATTACAAAGCGGAATGTATGGAGTAACAGTTACAGATAGTAATAATTGTCAGATACTTGATTCTGTTTTTCTAAGTGAGCCATTACTATTAATGTTGTCAGACAGTATAAATCAGATAAATTGTAATGGTGATAGTTCAGGTTCTATTACCCTTTTTCCACAGGGTGGTACTTTGCCATATCAGTTTAACTGGTCTGATGGTCCAACGAGTTCTACAAGAGATAGTCTGGTACCTGGAATTTATATAGTTGTTTTGACTGATTCAAATTCTTGTCAGTATAGTGATAGCTTTTTAATTACTCAACCTTTGCCGTTATCTGTTATTCATGATTCAACAAATATAAGTTGTAATGGAGGTAATGATGGAAGTATAAC
- a CDS encoding YkgJ family cysteine cluster protein: MDIVAFEKKAKNKFQDNKSFLKKLKRKKPNNLDDITKRFHDEAFEEIDCLECANCCKTTSPAFYQKDIERLSQKLKMSTKEFINTYLHLDDEKEYVLNESPCPFLGADNLCIVYDSRPKACREYPHTDHKRQYQILNKSINNTLVCPAVFIIVERLREYYKF, encoded by the coding sequence ATGGATATTGTAGCCTTTGAAAAAAAAGCAAAAAATAAATTTCAGGATAATAAATCTTTTCTAAAGAAGCTGAAACGCAAAAAACCAAATAATCTTGATGATATTACAAAACGTTTTCATGATGAGGCATTTGAAGAGATTGATTGTCTTGAGTGTGCAAACTGTTGTAAAACGACAAGTCCTGCTTTTTATCAAAAGGATATTGAGCGTTTATCACAAAAATTAAAAATGAGTACAAAGGAATTTATTAACACATACTTGCATCTTGATGATGAAAAAGAATATGTACTGAATGAAAGCCCCTGTCCTTTTTTAGGAGCTGATAATCTTTGTATCGTTTATGATTCACGACCAAAAGCTTGCAGGGAGTATCCTCACACAGATCATAAAAGGCAATATCAGATATTAAACAAAAGCATAAACAATACATTAGTATGTCCTGCCGTTTTTATTATTGTAGAAAGATTAAGAGAATATTACAAATTTTAA
- a CDS encoding gliding motility-associated C-terminal domain-containing protein, whose translation VLTDSNSCQYSDSFLITQPLPLSVIHDSTNISCNGGNDGSITLTVSGGTTPYNYYWTSNDSTANLSGLQSGMYGVTVTDSNNCQRLDSVFLSEPLLLMFTDSIKPIYCYGDNSGIISLSPQGGTLPYQFNWSDGPMSSTRDSLVPGIYKVVLTDSNSCQYSDSFLITQPLPLSVIHDSTNISCNGGNDGSITLTVSGGTTPYNYYWTSNDSTANLSGLQSGMYGVTVTDSNNCQRLDSVFLSEPLLLMFTDSIKPIYCYGDNSGIISLSPQGGTLPYQFNWSDGPMSSTRDSLVPGIYKVVLTDSNSCQYSDSFLITQPLPLSVIHDSTNISCNGGNDGSITLTVSGGTLPYQFNWSDGPTSSTRNNLVPGIYKVVVTDSNSCQYSDSFLITQPLAGQIIFNTQNIKCFNDSSGSIILSFSGGTTPYLYSWSSGQTTKDITNVPSGKYIITVTDSNNCLYQDSVQLFEPSPIISSGTIDSLTCYGSSDGHISISVSGGISPYTFLWNTSNTTSAISGLKEGNYFVLIKDSNQCQYKDTFAVYQPDSLMITSQLNHVKCFGDSSGSIDLSVFGGTKPYQFVWSNNLNNEDIFNLVSALYSVQIVDKNGCFRKDTFIIEQPADIQIFATTKNVCKGLDDGWINTTVIGGSLLYSYNWSTGQKTEDIQNLQAGIYILQVTDSNGCTQKDTFEIFENLDTMQIHSNIHHISCYRYQNGNINLSISGGTNPFQYFWSNGKNTQDIDSLDIGTYTIKIIDSIRCEAFDTFIITEPDKLKTIMQGTDVSCFEFADGSASVINSGGTTPYSYNWSNGEQTQQINNLDTGIYYVTVTDSNACQIEDTLRITQPPELLISSKVNNILCHGQQNGYINLTLSGGIPSFILTWSNGKTGTYLNNLSAGTYNVIIEQANNCLNYDTFEIIEPDSLYLNYNKINEGCKGDKNGSIDVEVFGGIKPYQYIWNNNSKKEDINGLEVGAFLIVVTDSNGCTINSDSIHITAYPLPKPIILPDNNVTICNDSFAIFKIQQNYIVYDWNTGQSTQSITVNEDGEFFAIVTDINGCKGKSETRYLTVLDPTTFVDLKPEYIFCPDDGPLTLAPKVSMNGDFLWEPTGETTKNIVVDEEGIYIVHLDVNGCVSSDSTFIKEICPPVVQVPSAFTPNGDGLNDVFQLFTLYVDTLYYIIFDRWGEIIFRGYSKNDTWDGCYKNDLVEVETYAYLLWYYNELVGWRNKNGRITIIR comes from the coding sequence TTGTTTTGACTGATTCAAATTCTTGTCAGTATAGTGATAGCTTTTTAATTACTCAACCTTTGCCGTTATCTGTTATTCATGATTCAACAAATATAAGTTGTAATGGAGGTAATGATGGAAGTATAACTCTAACTGTATCAGGAGGCACAACTCCGTATAATTATTATTGGACTTCAAATGACTCTACTGCAAATTTATCAGGATTACAAAGCGGAATGTATGGAGTAACAGTTACAGATAGTAATAATTGTCAGAGACTTGATTCTGTTTTTCTAAGTGAGCCATTACTATTAATGTTCACAGATAGCATAAAACCAATATATTGTTATGGAGATAATTCGGGCATTATTTCTCTTTCTCCACAGGGAGGTACCTTGCCTTATCAGTTTAACTGGTCTGATGGTCCAATGAGTTCTACAAGAGATAGTCTGGTACCTGGAATTTACAAAGTTGTTTTGACTGATTCAAATTCTTGTCAGTATAGTGATAGCTTTTTAATTACTCAACCTTTGCCGTTATCTGTTATTCATGATTCAACAAATATAAGTTGTAATGGAGGCAATGATGGAAGTATAACTCTAACTGTATCAGGAGGCACAACTCCGTATAATTATTATTGGACTTCAAATGACTCTACTGCAAATTTATCAGGATTACAAAGCGGAATGTATGGAGTAACAGTTACAGATAGTAATAATTGTCAGAGACTTGATTCTGTTTTTCTAAGTGAGCCATTACTATTAATGTTCACAGATAGCATAAAACCAATATATTGTTATGGAGATAATTCGGGCATTATTTCTCTTTCTCCACAGGGAGGTACCTTGCCTTATCAGTTTAACTGGTCTGATGGTCCAATGAGTTCTACAAGAGATAGTCTGGTACCTGGAATTTACAAAGTTGTTTTGACTGATTCAAATTCTTGTCAGTATAGTGATAGCTTTTTAATTACTCAACCTTTGCCGTTATCTGTTATTCATGATTCAACAAATATAAGTTGTAATGGAGGCAATGATGGAAGTATAACCTTAACTGTATCAGGAGGTACTTTGCCATATCAGTTTAACTGGTCTGATGGTCCAACGAGTTCTACAAGAAATAACCTGGTACCTGGGATTTACAAAGTTGTTGTGACCGATTCAAATTCTTGTCAGTACAGTGATAGCTTTTTAATTACCCAGCCATTAGCCGGTCAAATTATTTTTAATACTCAAAATATTAAATGCTTTAATGATTCAAGTGGTTCAATAATATTATCTTTTTCCGGTGGAACAACACCCTATTTATATAGCTGGTCTTCAGGACAGACAACAAAGGATATTACTAATGTCCCTTCAGGGAAATATATAATTACAGTAACTGATTCTAATAACTGTTTATATCAAGATTCTGTTCAACTTTTTGAACCAAGTCCTATAATTTCTTCAGGAACAATAGACAGTTTAACATGTTATGGGAGTTCAGATGGACATATAAGTATTTCAGTATCAGGAGGTATTTCTCCATACACTTTTTTATGGAATACTTCAAATACTACATCTGCTATTTCAGGGCTGAAGGAAGGAAATTATTTTGTACTTATTAAAGATTCCAATCAATGCCAGTACAAGGATACTTTTGCTGTGTACCAACCTGATTCTTTGATGATAACAAGCCAGCTCAATCATGTAAAATGTTTTGGAGATTCCTCTGGAAGTATTGATTTGTCTGTTTTCGGAGGAACAAAACCTTATCAGTTTGTTTGGTCAAATAATTTAAATAATGAGGATATATTTAATCTAGTATCAGCTTTATACTCTGTACAGATTGTGGACAAAAATGGTTGTTTTCGAAAGGATACTTTTATAATTGAACAACCTGCAGATATTCAGATTTTTGCAACAACAAAAAATGTTTGTAAAGGGCTTGATGATGGATGGATTAATACTACTGTTATTGGTGGATCACTTCTATATTCATATAATTGGTCAACAGGACAAAAAACTGAAGATATTCAGAATCTTCAAGCAGGTATTTATATTTTACAAGTAACTGATTCAAATGGATGTACACAGAAAGATACTTTTGAAATTTTTGAAAACCTTGACACAATGCAAATTCATTCTAATATTCATCATATTAGTTGTTATAGATATCAAAATGGAAATATAAACCTAAGTATAAGTGGCGGTACAAATCCTTTCCAATATTTTTGGTCAAATGGGAAAAATACACAAGACATTGATTCATTAGATATAGGTACTTACACAATTAAAATTATTGACAGCATAAGATGTGAAGCATTTGACACTTTTATTATCACTGAACCTGATAAGCTTAAAACCATCATGCAAGGAACTGATGTTAGTTGTTTTGAATTTGCCGATGGTAGTGCATCAGTAATTAATTCAGGAGGAACTACTCCCTATTCTTATAATTGGTCAAATGGCGAACAAACACAGCAAATTAATAATCTTGATACAGGAATTTATTATGTTACTGTTACAGATTCAAATGCTTGTCAAATAGAAGATACGCTAAGAATAACGCAACCACCTGAGTTACTTATTTCATCAAAAGTTAATAACATTCTTTGTCATGGTCAACAAAATGGATATATAAATTTGACACTTAGCGGAGGAATACCATCTTTTATCCTAACATGGTCAAATGGTAAAACCGGAACTTATTTAAACAATTTATCAGCAGGAACTTATAACGTGATTATTGAGCAAGCTAATAATTGTTTGAATTATGATACCTTTGAAATTATTGAACCGGATTCGCTTTATCTCAATTACAATAAGATTAATGAAGGATGTAAGGGTGATAAAAACGGAAGTATTGATGTAGAAGTATTTGGTGGGATAAAACCTTATCAATATATTTGGAATAATAATAGTAAAAAGGAAGATATAAATGGATTGGAGGTAGGTGCTTTTTTGATAGTAGTTACTGACAGTAATGGATGTACAATCAATTCCGACAGCATTCATATAACGGCATATCCACTTCCTAAACCAATAATACTACCAGACAATAATGTAACAATTTGTAATGATAGTTTTGCTATTTTCAAAATACAACAAAATTACATTGTGTATGATTGGAATACAGGGCAATCAACACAGTCGATAACTGTAAACGAGGATGGGGAATTTTTTGCTATTGTTACTGATATTAATGGTTGTAAAGGCAAAAGCGAAACACGTTATCTTACTGTTTTGGACCCAACTACATTTGTTGACTTAAAACCGGAATATATATTTTGTCCTGATGACGGACCTTTAACACTTGCTCCAAAGGTAAGTATGAATGGAGATTTTTTATGGGAGCCTACGGGAGAGACTACGAAAAATATTGTAGTTGATGAGGAAGGTATTTATATTGTTCATCTTGATGTTAATGGATGTGTAAGTTCAGATTCAACTTTTATAAAAGAAATTTGTCCACCTGTTGTTCAAGTCCCTTCTGCGTTTACACCAAACGGTGATGGATTAAATGATGTGTTTCAGTTGTTTACTTTGTATGTAGATACCCTTTATTACATAATATTTGACCGGTGGGGTGAAATTATTTTCCGAGGCTATTCCAAAAATGATACTTGGGACGGATGTTATAAAAATGACTTGGTTGAGGTAGAAACTTATGCTTACCTTCTTTGGTATTACAATGAATTGGTTGGATGGAGAAATAAAAACGGAAGAATTACAATAATCAGATGA
- a CDS encoding transcriptional regulator, translated as MNRIKEVLEAKGIKQKWLAEKLGKSYNMV; from the coding sequence ATGAATAGAATTAAGGAAGTATTAGAAGCAAAAGGAATTAAACAAAAGTGGCTTGCTGAAAAACTCGGTAAAAGCTACAATATGGTAA